One genomic window of Leptospira paudalimensis includes the following:
- a CDS encoding SH3 domain-containing protein: protein MKMKIFLFSFLLIGCSQNLKSQSSIDEEPINLPEIKYLAESHVPISKEMRQKKYPDTWIQNLYLESSKYKVTINTSAIERRNLSATIAIKESLNIYEEGREKVFYFKKGSIFRIVNTEPVMPPDRPSYPGDYGLRFDFKNGKIETIGCYFRQKPCQEVIHLDSFGEVVNVVKEKAQCEKGCGHLVPYRIPGFYFIADHKVRVRKEPSTKSEIITELSKDTPIQVIADAEVYEEIFPHYGTWGKVKLDDGREGYVHGAFLRAPGEIDVVSIQEKANVWKKNNGWKEK from the coding sequence ATGAAAATGAAAATCTTCTTATTCAGCTTTTTACTAATTGGATGTTCACAAAATCTAAAATCGCAATCATCCATTGATGAAGAACCTATTAATCTACCTGAAATTAAATACCTGGCGGAAAGTCATGTTCCGATATCGAAAGAAATGAGGCAAAAAAAATATCCTGATACATGGATTCAAAATCTTTACTTAGAATCTTCAAAATATAAAGTTACAATTAACACTTCAGCTATAGAGAGAAGAAATCTATCTGCAACGATTGCGATTAAAGAATCGCTAAATATTTATGAAGAGGGAAGAGAAAAAGTCTTTTATTTTAAAAAAGGCAGTATATTTAGAATTGTAAACACTGAACCTGTTATGCCACCAGATAGACCTTCCTATCCTGGCGATTATGGCCTACGTTTTGATTTCAAGAATGGCAAAATCGAAACCATTGGTTGCTATTTCCGGCAAAAACCATGCCAAGAAGTAATTCATTTGGATTCATTTGGCGAAGTTGTAAATGTCGTGAAAGAAAAAGCCCAATGTGAAAAAGGTTGTGGTCATTTAGTCCCTTATCGCATTCCAGGATTTTATTTTATAGCAGATCACAAAGTCCGTGTTCGCAAAGAACCTTCTACCAAATCAGAAATCATCACCGAACTAAGCAAAGACACACCCATCCAAGTGATTGCCGATGCAGAAGTGTATGAAGAAATATTTCCGCATTATGGCACTTGGGGCAAAGTGAAGTTAGATGATGGACGTGAAGGTTATGTACACGGAGCATTTCTTCGTGCACCTGGAGAAATTGATGTAGTCTCCATTCAAGAAAAAGCGAATGTATGGAAGAAGAACAACGGTTGGAAAGAAAAATAA
- a CDS encoding SH3 domain-containing protein: MNKQKFFFIILFLFIVNELIPSPSKEELIEAWNRKLSTFYIAIPNELRTRFLTEGLGNTGIAYEHKNFALGISKERFPGEDINYSIGIQRDRKSNYDSQAYLDYWFKDDTLIMIVNTEPYIHNTNNYDFGGYRFRGGLALEFRDNQLYQMSCLHKPNNQKDVLDIFKKQYCGEKIEVNSDLEVVNVFDTKEKCTTTCKFGYHYRFPGTYITMGSLVNVRSTPSLNGEILAKLPRGEKVEVLEDTGKRDILANSIVLSNWLKVKTNTGIEGFIHGAYLRTPGEIDIYEIKRKAEEWKKANSK; the protein is encoded by the coding sequence ATGAATAAGCAAAAATTTTTCTTTATTATTTTATTTTTATTTATTGTAAATGAGTTAATACCAAGTCCGTCGAAAGAAGAATTGATTGAAGCTTGGAATCGAAAGTTAAGTACTTTCTATATTGCGATCCCAAACGAACTAAGAACAAGATTTTTAACAGAAGGACTTGGGAATACTGGAATTGCATATGAGCACAAGAACTTTGCTCTTGGGATATCAAAAGAACGATTTCCAGGAGAAGATATCAATTACTCTATTGGAATTCAACGGGATCGAAAAAGTAATTATGATAGTCAAGCATATTTAGATTATTGGTTTAAAGATGATACACTGATAATGATTGTGAATACCGAACCGTATATCCATAACACAAACAATTATGATTTTGGAGGATACAGATTCCGAGGTGGCTTGGCATTAGAGTTTCGAGATAATCAGCTTTATCAAATGAGTTGTTTGCATAAACCTAACAATCAGAAAGATGTACTAGATATCTTTAAAAAACAATACTGTGGAGAAAAGATAGAAGTAAACAGTGATTTGGAAGTTGTCAATGTTTTTGACACGAAAGAGAAGTGCACAACCACATGTAAGTTTGGCTACCATTATCGCTTCCCTGGCACATACATAACAATGGGTTCGCTTGTCAATGTTCGATCCACTCCAAGTTTAAATGGTGAGATACTTGCAAAACTTCCTAGAGGCGAAAAAGTAGAAGTTCTGGAAGATACTGGGAAAAGGGACATTTTGGCTAATTCAATAGTGTTATCAAATTGGCTCAAGGTGAAAACGAATACAGGAATAGAGGGCTTTATCCACGGAGCTTACCTTCGAACACCTGGAGAAATAGATATTTATGAGATTAAAAGAAAAGCTGAGGAGTGGAAAAAAGCCAATTCAAAATAA
- a CDS encoding alpha/beta fold hydrolase: MKLKSFRYKNWDTAYLDSETPGPTLVFCHANGYSAGCYQTYFERLKKHYRVIAPDFIGHGRSAFTLDFHNWNVFRDQILSLLDHESVNETTIIGHSLGGASSLLAAKKEPERFTKVLAMDPVILGWKLILLSKFLENPLAKGAKKRRTHFKSIELVRRSFRKFPAFAKFDPSIFEDYLNSCFVPTGNEDEVKLCCDPRVEAKIFGHAHFHVFKNFYGIKTENHIAIPESYEVCSPKYANLLTKVNPKSDVTIFPGFTHFFPFERPEETWNWMKRCLDMKED, encoded by the coding sequence ATGAAACTTAAATCCTTTCGATACAAAAATTGGGATACTGCGTATTTAGATTCAGAAACACCAGGCCCCACCCTAGTTTTCTGTCATGCCAATGGCTATAGTGCAGGTTGTTACCAAACTTATTTTGAAAGATTAAAAAAACACTACCGCGTGATTGCACCCGACTTCATTGGTCATGGTCGTTCTGCCTTCACACTGGACTTCCATAATTGGAATGTATTCCGCGACCAAATCCTTTCCCTCCTCGACCACGAATCGGTTAACGAAACAACAATCATCGGCCATTCCCTTGGAGGAGCCTCCTCACTTCTCGCTGCAAAAAAAGAACCCGAACGATTTACAAAAGTATTGGCGATGGATCCCGTCATCCTGGGTTGGAAACTCATTTTACTTTCCAAATTTTTAGAAAATCCACTTGCCAAAGGTGCCAAAAAAAGAAGGACCCATTTCAAATCCATAGAGCTTGTTAGGCGGTCATTCCGAAAGTTCCCTGCCTTTGCCAAATTTGATCCTTCTATTTTCGAAGATTATCTCAATTCTTGTTTTGTACCAACAGGCAACGAAGACGAAGTCAAACTTTGTTGTGACCCAAGAGTCGAAGCCAAAATTTTTGGCCATGCCCATTTCCATGTCTTCAAAAACTTCTATGGCATCAAAACGGAAAACCACATCGCCATACCCGAATCATACGAAGTCTGTAGTCCTAAATATGCAAACCTACTCACAAAAGTAAACCCCAAGTCGGATGTGACCATCTTCCCAGGTTTCACCCATTTTTTTCCCTTCGAACGCCCAGAAGAAACATGGAATTGGATGAAACGATGTTTGGATATGAAAGAAGATTAA
- a CDS encoding DMT family transporter has product MQFQVILFFCIAVFFNALANILIKTSSMQDKQVAPGEGFWNLVFTVFNPYFIAGLASFGLALLGYRYVLGKGLKLSLAYPVFTSSGFIIVLIASSVFFKERLNFTQWLGISFILVGVWLTALQMFDVNS; this is encoded by the coding sequence ATGCAATTCCAAGTCATCCTCTTCTTCTGTATAGCTGTATTCTTCAATGCATTGGCGAATATTTTAATCAAAACATCTTCTATGCAAGACAAACAAGTCGCACCTGGAGAAGGGTTTTGGAATCTTGTGTTTACTGTATTTAATCCTTATTTTATCGCTGGGCTTGCGAGCTTCGGATTGGCGTTGTTAGGTTATCGTTATGTTTTGGGTAAGGGATTGAAGTTATCCTTGGCGTATCCGGTGTTTACTTCCAGTGGATTTATCATTGTTCTCATTGCTTCTTCTGTTTTTTTTAAAGAACGATTGAATTTTACGCAGTGGCTTGGGATTTCCTTTATTTTAGTGGGTGTATGGCTAACCGCCTTGCAGATGTTTGACGTTAACTCTTGA
- a CDS encoding sulfatase, whose amino-acid sequence MSSKFTRNSIDSIFPSFLLKLFLFLLLSLLCVCQKESATPEKNLLVEEGDKLAQTKPNVIWIVIDSLRGDIIGQFNVTPNLDLFAKEGIQFDYHLVNAAWTRPSTLVFFTGKYASANPVNFWDYPTTKSEVDAFYRSEKKPLPKLLKEFQYNTVMVGNNPFLTDKFGLGVEVGFDSLYDFSNYSEDTKKITKKTIEVLEEVSSKEKPFFIFLNYNDPHKPYTPPPGFTNRIKTNESLDERKLNYLGEVAFVDEELGKVFADLKTKNLWDNSLILITADHGEVMHASHAISPFTGTNTYYGHGQDLFLENIHVPLLIKLPHTEKQKTVKAMTRSIDLYPTILDYAELPIPKSIHGLSLRPIIEGTETTKRTYYGETRFTQGYGEGNEFLLQRSYRFHELGKFWQGSVGNEFYLYFDTIKDPNQISPIRINQMANVGELKLDAKLEKKIQRFWKQIRSMEPKLPLYHLWIRPNPLEKETEIQIKVQSGILRLAKFPNTVVVEEKGKLVNIHTKDSQPFQISFEVYPDVSFPEFQVWFGKRQVPKSDIHVGYFGVSMSACTKDCDLLYESQSIRPIIHPETKVHFWKEGGQKKSYESKQELGTDALDILKKQGYVQ is encoded by the coding sequence TTGAGCTCAAAATTCACTCGTAATTCTATTGATTCGATTTTTCCTTCCTTTCTTTTAAAACTTTTTTTATTTCTCCTACTTTCCCTCCTTTGTGTTTGTCAGAAAGAATCTGCCACACCAGAAAAAAACCTTCTGGTTGAGGAAGGAGACAAACTCGCACAGACAAAACCAAATGTCATTTGGATTGTGATTGATAGCCTTCGAGGTGATATCATTGGTCAGTTTAATGTTACACCTAACTTGGATTTGTTTGCAAAGGAGGGAATCCAATTTGATTATCATCTTGTGAATGCTGCTTGGACGAGACCTTCCACATTAGTGTTTTTTACTGGGAAATATGCATCAGCCAATCCTGTGAATTTTTGGGATTACCCAACCACCAAATCCGAAGTAGATGCCTTTTATCGTTCTGAGAAAAAACCTTTGCCCAAGCTGTTAAAAGAATTCCAATACAATACGGTGATGGTGGGGAATAATCCTTTTTTGACCGATAAATTTGGGTTAGGTGTCGAAGTTGGGTTTGATTCTTTATATGATTTTTCGAACTACAGTGAAGACACAAAAAAAATAACCAAAAAAACAATAGAAGTATTGGAAGAAGTTTCCTCCAAAGAAAAACCTTTCTTTATATTTTTAAATTACAATGACCCTCACAAACCCTATACACCTCCTCCTGGATTTACCAATCGTATCAAAACAAATGAATCGCTCGACGAACGGAAGTTAAACTATTTAGGGGAAGTTGCCTTTGTGGATGAAGAGTTGGGTAAGGTGTTTGCCGATCTCAAAACAAAAAACCTTTGGGACAACTCACTGATTCTCATCACAGCCGATCACGGGGAAGTGATGCATGCCTCGCACGCCATCTCTCCCTTTACTGGAACCAATACCTATTATGGCCATGGACAAGATTTATTTTTAGAAAATATCCATGTCCCATTGCTCATCAAACTCCCTCATACCGAAAAACAAAAAACAGTGAAGGCGATGACAAGGTCGATTGATTTGTACCCGACAATCCTGGATTATGCGGAACTTCCCATTCCCAAATCCATCCATGGTTTGTCACTTCGCCCGATCATCGAAGGGACAGAGACCACCAAGCGAACGTACTATGGAGAAACTCGGTTTACGCAAGGCTATGGAGAAGGAAATGAATTTTTATTACAAAGGTCATACAGGTTCCATGAATTGGGGAAATTTTGGCAAGGTTCAGTGGGAAATGAATTTTATTTGTACTTCGATACAATAAAAGATCCAAACCAAATTAGTCCCATTCGCATCAACCAAATGGCAAATGTCGGTGAACTTAAGTTAGATGCAAAATTAGAGAAAAAAATCCAAAGGTTTTGGAAACAAATTCGATCCATGGAACCAAAACTTCCGTTGTACCACCTTTGGATTCGACCAAACCCACTGGAAAAAGAAACAGAGATCCAAATCAAGGTTCAAAGTGGAATCCTTCGGTTGGCAAAATTCCCAAACACTGTGGTTGTAGAAGAGAAGGGAAAGCTGGTTAACATCCACACCAAAGATTCACAACCATTCCAAATCAGTTTTGAAGTGTATCCTGATGTGAGTTTCCCTGAGTTCCAAGTTTGGTTTGGGAAAAGACAAGTCCCAAAATCGGACATTCATGTTGGGTATTTTGGTGTGTCCATGTCGGCTTGTACAAAAGATTGTGATCTGTTATACGAATCACAATCCATTCGTCCCATCATTCATCCTGAAACCAAGGTCCATTTTTGGAAAGAAGGTGGGCAAAAAAAATCCTACGAAAGTAAACAAGAGTTAGGAACGGATGCTTTGGATATCTTAAAAAAACAAGGCTATGTGCAATAG
- a CDS encoding beta strand repeat-containing protein: MGFRRGQFGFVFKQRFSHAYLFLLFFLFSCQSVTSVNLQMLFGSFFVSASGQGSVIYEAPNFLFTSENGKQAEFILRLNIEPNSSVRIGPITISDPTEGVLLSDTFIDFNEDNWDSPHIVRLAGVDDLLSDGNQNYRVQLGSILTSDIRFSTQALPVLLVVNTDNESSGVAASPVFGLLTSETGETGRISYVLQTRPMQDVYIRNFISNDTTEATVESVELVFTPNNWDVPQSVTVTGVDDFSVDDSTFQISADPTISFDPAYMGKPIPIITGTNVDDDIAGFTVVNLSGLTTTEAGGAVTFGVVLNTLPTHAVTIPSIVATPGTEATASPSSLTFAPSEWFTPKIITVTGVDEFIVDGSQTVSIVSSAATSTDTDYNGLAGPVFPSVTNTDNDVPGFVLTSPGGLTISENGGILNFAIRLSSQPPPGFTVTLTGINENNTITNVNTNTLVFTNANWNIDQTVQITTNNNSIDEDTRTVTLQFGSVDTGGTADPVYNSITPPAPVSISVTDDDTAGITVTPVGGLVVHENGTPFTETFTVVLDSQPTQTVNLSSITSSNTSEITVSPSSLSFTTANWNTPQTVTITSVLDGVDDGDQNVNINFSNASSTDPKYSSMAIPAVTAINTDSNEPLVRIQNLSASSITENGTSTITFEIRLSLKPNSNVTIGPITSSDGTEAVLLNSTSGVAASRTLTFTPTNSQAASYTGNTSQSGWDVPQTITIRSVSDSFDDGDIPVTIHIPQANGSYFTGLYPTGAVPGYTDTNGNLVVTITDNDTKGFTLSATTLNLTEGDPDATFTVRLNAAPCDTPSNLANCTSGSVTIPITAETFSLPDSTQYTVSPSSLTFTHLNYASPQTVTISVVNDAINESNTRTHTLTLGAISGSGTDYEGMNPNDVTINITDNDNPSPKILFTLDTGQPYFTTESGFSTFYSLRLGSRPIPGNSVTVTLTSSDNTEGMINDSGTPVSSKQYVFTDANWSTSVPVEILGVSDALSDGNISYSITVSGTETGSFPSWYDSFLSSTGTTASLVNYSVSENPVTVITPQVMVRAENAASFSVYILLSQAPTDDVTIPISLSSSFPCTLFTGPTVSQFSVSTNLVTITSANWNSIGAHNTITITPFDDSVDDGNVSCPIIIGVLSSSDGFYNTVNPYPSANYPELTLNDNDTAGVTTSGFSPASVITSQSGAGSQFYIHLNSQPTADVTINFSTAPGGLVQFPTAPLTFTPSNFGTGQLVTILGLDTADGSDVNYNITPQLTSSESGTGFSPSTIYSALTPSSIPGVHLYNLYDIIPCTDPNPVAACGTSPNAQGGLVTSPNLITTEAGGQSRFQVRLRARPTSNVTIGVSSSNVAEGTTSVPNLTFTSSDWNTFQNVVLTGVDDALIDGNVLYSILFGSLTGGGSGFNGESLPNLSVTNQDND; the protein is encoded by the coding sequence ATGGGATTCAGAAGAGGACAATTCGGTTTCGTGTTCAAACAAAGGTTCTCGCATGCCTACCTCTTCCTCCTATTTTTCCTTTTCTCCTGCCAATCGGTAACTTCTGTTAATCTCCAGATGTTGTTCGGTTCCTTTTTTGTTTCAGCGTCCGGACAAGGTTCTGTAATTTATGAAGCCCCGAATTTTTTATTCACGAGTGAAAATGGAAAACAAGCAGAATTCATACTTCGTTTGAACATTGAACCGAACAGTTCAGTGAGAATTGGCCCCATTACGATCTCTGATCCTACCGAAGGTGTTTTATTATCAGATACTTTTATCGATTTTAATGAAGACAATTGGGACTCACCACATATAGTTCGTTTGGCGGGAGTTGACGACCTTTTGTCAGATGGGAACCAAAATTACCGAGTACAGTTAGGAAGTATCTTAACCTCCGACATTCGTTTTTCCACCCAAGCACTTCCCGTCCTACTTGTTGTGAACACTGACAATGAATCTTCAGGTGTGGCCGCAAGTCCTGTCTTTGGCTTACTCACTTCAGAAACTGGGGAAACTGGCCGTATTTCTTATGTTTTGCAAACAAGGCCGATGCAAGATGTTTACATTCGTAATTTTATTTCCAATGATACAACGGAAGCTACTGTTGAATCTGTTGAACTAGTCTTTACACCTAACAACTGGGATGTGCCACAATCGGTAACTGTCACGGGTGTTGACGACTTTAGTGTGGATGATAGTACCTTTCAGATTTCAGCTGACCCAACCATTTCGTTTGACCCAGCTTACATGGGGAAACCTATCCCCATCATCACGGGAACCAATGTGGATGATGATATCGCTGGATTTACCGTTGTAAACTTGTCAGGTCTCACAACAACAGAAGCAGGAGGTGCTGTCACTTTCGGAGTAGTATTAAATACACTTCCGACCCATGCAGTCACCATTCCTTCCATCGTTGCCACACCCGGGACGGAAGCCACAGCAAGTCCTAGTTCCCTTACCTTTGCTCCATCAGAATGGTTTACTCCCAAAATCATTACGGTCACTGGTGTTGATGAATTTATCGTGGATGGTTCACAGACAGTCTCTATTGTTTCCAGTGCGGCAACATCAACCGACACAGATTACAATGGTTTGGCGGGACCAGTATTTCCTTCGGTAACAAATACCGACAATGATGTACCAGGATTTGTGCTAACCTCACCTGGAGGATTGACGATTTCAGAAAATGGTGGGATTTTAAATTTTGCCATTCGACTTTCCTCACAACCTCCTCCTGGATTCACAGTTACCCTAACAGGTATTAACGAAAACAATACCATAACCAATGTTAATACGAATACATTGGTGTTTACAAATGCGAATTGGAACATTGACCAAACAGTCCAAATTACAACCAATAATAATTCTATCGATGAAGATACAAGGACTGTGACTTTACAATTTGGATCTGTCGATACAGGTGGAACTGCAGATCCTGTGTATAACAGCATCACTCCTCCGGCACCGGTGAGTATTTCTGTCACTGACGATGATACTGCGGGAATCACAGTCACTCCAGTTGGTGGGCTTGTGGTACACGAAAATGGAACTCCCTTTACCGAAACGTTTACAGTCGTATTAGATTCACAACCCACACAAACGGTAAATCTCTCTTCCATCACTTCTAGTAACACTTCAGAAATCACGGTCTCACCATCTTCCTTATCCTTTACGACCGCCAATTGGAATACACCACAAACTGTCACCATTACTTCTGTGTTAGATGGTGTAGATGATGGGGATCAAAATGTAAACATCAACTTTAGTAATGCGAGTTCTACAGATCCCAAATACAGTTCGATGGCCATTCCGGCAGTTACAGCCATCAATACAGATAGTAATGAACCACTGGTTCGCATCCAAAATCTCTCGGCATCTTCCATCACAGAAAACGGAACATCCACCATCACTTTTGAAATTCGTTTGTCTTTAAAACCAAATTCCAATGTAACTATCGGCCCCATTACCTCCTCCGATGGAACGGAAGCTGTATTACTCAATAGTACATCGGGAGTGGCGGCTTCTCGCACATTAACGTTTACACCCACCAATTCGCAAGCCGCTAGTTATACGGGGAATACAAGCCAAAGTGGATGGGATGTACCACAAACCATTACCATTCGATCGGTCAGTGACTCGTTTGATGATGGAGACATACCTGTTACCATTCATATCCCTCAAGCAAATGGTTCGTATTTTACGGGGCTTTATCCAACAGGTGCGGTTCCTGGTTATACTGATACAAACGGAAATTTGGTGGTGACCATCACAGACAATGATACAAAGGGATTTACTTTATCAGCTACTACACTGAATCTCACGGAAGGAGATCCAGATGCCACATTTACTGTACGACTCAATGCAGCTCCTTGTGATACACCTAGTAATTTGGCAAACTGTACAAGTGGATCTGTTACCATTCCGATTACAGCCGAAACCTTTTCCTTACCTGATTCCACACAGTATACAGTATCACCATCAAGTTTAACGTTTACACATTTAAATTATGCATCACCCCAAACAGTTACGATTTCAGTTGTGAATGATGCCATCAATGAATCCAATACCAGGACCCATACCCTCACGTTAGGTGCTATTTCTGGATCTGGAACCGATTATGAAGGCATGAATCCAAATGATGTTACCATCAATATCACAGATAATGATAACCCTTCTCCAAAAATTCTTTTTACCTTGGATACAGGCCAACCTTACTTCACTACCGAGTCTGGATTTTCTACCTTTTACAGTTTACGTCTTGGGAGCCGACCCATTCCAGGGAATTCAGTAACTGTCACCTTAACTTCTTCCGATAACACAGAAGGAATGATCAATGACAGCGGAACTCCTGTTAGCTCTAAACAGTATGTTTTTACCGATGCCAATTGGAGTACATCCGTTCCCGTTGAAATTTTGGGAGTCTCAGATGCCTTAAGTGATGGAAATATAAGTTATTCGATCACAGTTTCAGGAACGGAAACTGGATCCTTTCCTTCCTGGTATGACAGTTTTTTATCAAGTACGGGAACTACGGCAAGTCTTGTGAATTATAGTGTATCAGAAAATCCAGTGACAGTCATCACACCGCAAGTCATGGTGCGTGCTGAAAATGCTGCCTCCTTTTCTGTATATATTTTACTCAGCCAAGCACCAACAGATGATGTGACCATTCCCATTTCTCTTTCTTCCAGTTTTCCTTGTACTTTGTTTACAGGACCCACTGTTTCTCAATTTTCTGTTTCCACGAACCTCGTGACTATCACAAGTGCCAATTGGAATTCCATTGGTGCCCATAATACGATTACAATCACACCCTTTGATGATTCAGTAGATGATGGAAACGTATCTTGTCCCATCATCATAGGTGTTCTTTCTTCCAGTGATGGATTTTATAATACTGTAAATCCTTATCCATCCGCAAACTACCCCGAACTTACGTTAAACGACAATGACACAGCAGGGGTCACCACTTCTGGATTTTCCCCAGCGTCAGTCATCACTTCCCAATCTGGGGCTGGTTCTCAGTTTTACATCCATCTGAATTCACAACCCACAGCCGATGTTACCATCAACTTCTCAACAGCACCTGGTGGACTTGTCCAATTTCCAACGGCACCACTTACCTTCACACCTTCCAATTTTGGAACGGGGCAACTTGTCACTATTCTTGGGTTAGACACGGCAGATGGATCGGATGTAAACTATAACATCACTCCCCAACTCACTTCGAGTGAATCAGGAACTGGATTTTCACCTTCCACCATTTATAGTGCACTTACACCATCATCCATTCCTGGTGTACATTTGTACAATCTATATGATATCATACCTTGCACAGACCCAAATCCCGTGGCGGCCTGCGGAACCTCTCCCAATGCCCAAGGAGGACTTGTCACATCACCTAACTTAATCACTACGGAAGCCGGTGGCCAATCTCGTTTCCAAGTGCGATTGCGAGCAAGGCCTACATCCAATGTCACAATCGGTGTATCCAGTTCGAATGTTGCAGAAGGGACAACGTCAGTACCAAATTTGACCTTTACTTCCAGCGATTGGAATACCTTTCAAAATGTTGTGCTCACTGGTGTCGATGATGCGCTTATCGATGGGAATGTATTGTATTCGATTTTATTCGGATCGTTAACGGGAGGTGGGTCCGGATTTAATGGTGAGTCCTTACCAAACCTATCTGTCACAAACCAGGACAATGACTAA
- a CDS encoding CaiB/BaiF CoA transferase family protein, producing MKQNSNPNAKGPLAGVKVVDLSLLLPGPLCSQHLADMGAEVIKIENPRAYDGSRAMFKGKTGYPALFMMLNRNKKAITLNLKREQAKEILFKLLEDADILLEGFRPDGMDKMGIGYDVLKEKFPRLIYCGISGYGTSGKYVDFAGHDLNYLAISGVLDQTGNPPRPAGFQMADVGGGTLTALSAILAALYYREKTGIGQRIDISMTDASVQFISLYGGILSASGESPEAGNDILSGKLPNYNVYETKEGRYVALGALEDMFFQTFLRAAGLDTLTKEYPMTEENIPVIKQKLTEYFKSKTYADLQPIFDNTDACLSPILNMKEVSQDPHMKERGMVLERNHPKYGPILQFGSPFHFSETPFVYRNDPPEHGEHTEEILTQLGFSKDTISGFKKDRVI from the coding sequence ATGAAACAAAATTCAAACCCAAATGCAAAAGGACCACTCGCTGGAGTGAAGGTAGTCGATTTATCATTACTCCTTCCAGGACCACTCTGTTCGCAACACCTTGCGGATATGGGAGCAGAAGTGATCAAAATTGAAAACCCTCGTGCCTATGATGGATCACGTGCCATGTTCAAAGGGAAAACAGGATACCCTGCACTCTTTATGATGCTCAATCGAAATAAAAAGGCGATCACGCTTAATTTAAAACGAGAACAAGCAAAAGAGATTTTATTCAAATTATTAGAAGATGCGGACATTCTCTTAGAAGGATTTCGACCAGATGGTATGGATAAGATGGGAATTGGTTATGATGTCTTAAAAGAAAAATTCCCACGGCTGATTTACTGTGGCATTTCTGGTTACGGCACAAGTGGTAAGTACGTAGACTTTGCTGGGCATGATCTCAACTACTTAGCGATCTCAGGTGTCCTTGACCAAACAGGAAATCCTCCAAGACCAGCGGGTTTCCAAATGGCTGATGTGGGTGGTGGGACACTCACTGCATTATCTGCCATCCTTGCTGCCCTCTACTACCGAGAAAAAACAGGCATAGGCCAAAGGATTGATATCTCGATGACGGATGCATCGGTTCAATTCATCTCTTTGTATGGTGGGATTTTGTCCGCATCAGGTGAATCTCCAGAAGCTGGAAACGATATCCTTTCTGGTAAATTACCAAACTATAATGTGTATGAAACCAAAGAAGGTAGGTATGTAGCACTTGGTGCTTTGGAAGATATGTTTTTCCAAACTTTTTTACGTGCGGCTGGTTTGGATACGTTAACAAAAGAGTATCCAATGACCGAGGAAAATATTCCTGTCATTAAACAAAAGTTAACCGAATATTTTAAATCCAAAACTTATGCTGACTTACAACCTATTTTTGATAATACAGATGCTTGTTTGTCTCCTATTTTGAATATGAAAGAAGTTTCACAGGACCCTCATATGAAAGAAAGAGGGATGGTACTCGAGAGGAATCATCCAAAGTATGGACCTATTTTACAATTTGGTTCTCCCTTTCATTTTTCAGAAACTCCGTTTGTGTACCGGAATGATCCACCAGAACATGGGGAACACACAGAGGAAATTCTCACCCAGTTGGGATTTTCCAAAGACACGATTTCAGGATTCAAAAAAGACAGAGTCATTTAA